In one Sphingobium indicum B90A genomic region, the following are encoded:
- the rplI gene encoding 50S ribosomal protein L9, translating to MEIILLERIEKLGAIGDVVTVKDGYARNYLLPNKKALRSNAANKKVFEANRAKIEADNAARRSDAEKAAEGVNGKQIVLIRQSSNAGHLYGSVAVRDVVEALHADGVTNVTKAMVVLERPIKALGVFDVKVALHPEVAVTITVNVARSPEEAELQSQGVDVMADLFEKDESGFIEDYDPNAEPGEIAVEAEEAPAEEA from the coding sequence ATGGAAATCATTCTCCTCGAACGGATCGAGAAGCTGGGCGCCATCGGCGACGTCGTCACCGTGAAGGACGGTTACGCGCGTAACTACCTGCTGCCCAACAAGAAGGCGCTGCGTTCGAACGCCGCCAACAAAAAGGTGTTCGAAGCCAACCGCGCCAAGATCGAGGCGGACAACGCCGCCCGCCGCTCGGACGCCGAAAAGGCTGCCGAAGGCGTCAACGGCAAGCAGATCGTCCTGATCCGCCAGTCGTCCAACGCCGGCCATCTCTACGGTTCAGTCGCCGTCCGCGACGTGGTGGAAGCGCTGCACGCCGATGGCGTCACCAACGTCACCAAGGCGATGGTCGTGCTGGAACGCCCGATCAAGGCGCTGGGCGTGTTCGACGTCAAGGTCGCGCTGCACCCGGAAGTCGCCGTCACCATCACGGTGAACGTCGCCCGCTCGCCGGAAGAAGCAGAGCTTCAGAGCCAGGGCGTGGACGTGATGGCCGACCTGTTCGAAAAGGACGAGAGCGGCTTCATCGAAGATTATGATCCGAATGCGGAACCCGGCGAAATCGCCGTGGAAGCCGAAGAAGCTCCGGCCGAAGAAGCCTGA
- the rpsF gene encoding 30S ribosomal protein S6, with protein sequence MALYEHVFLARQDLAQAQVDALAETATKIVEEMQGKVTKVETWGLRSLAYKIAKNRKAHYVMLNIDAPAGVVAELERQTQINEDIIRYMTIKVDELETGPSVMMRKQERAERGPRGERGDRGPRREREEAPAGE encoded by the coding sequence ATGGCTCTTTACGAGCATGTGTTCCTTGCGCGCCAGGATCTGGCACAGGCGCAGGTGGACGCCCTGGCGGAAACCGCCACCAAGATCGTCGAGGAAATGCAGGGCAAGGTGACCAAGGTGGAAACCTGGGGCCTGCGCAGCCTGGCCTACAAGATCGCCAAGAACCGCAAGGCGCACTATGTGATGCTGAACATCGACGCCCCCGCCGGCGTCGTCGCGGAACTGGAACGCCAGACCCAGATCAACGAAGACATCATCCGCTACATGACCATCAAGGTCGATGAGCTGGAAACCGGCCCGTCGGTCATGATGCGCAAGCAGGAACGCGCCGAGCGCGGTCCGCGCGGCGAGCGTGGCGATCGCGGCCCGCGCCGCGAGCGCGAAGAAGCCCCGGCTGGCGAATAA
- a CDS encoding GntP family permease produces the protein MAVGIAALSLILLMVAAYRGMSVIVMAPLLAMLAVFLTDPAAVPAVFSGLFMDKVGSFLKLYFPVFLLGALFGKLIEISGFSRVIVTAVIGLVGAQRAIPAIMLVTALLTYGGVSVFVAVFAVYPFAAEMFRQGDIPKRLVPATIGLGAITFTMDAMPGTPQIQNIIPTSFFGTTAWAAPVLGLIGSACIMGLGLAYLGWRRRAMRAAGEGYGAPETLVNEPEAADMGGRAVHPLVALLPLLVVGLGNLALTMLIPRLAAGEEVSMSLPGLTDPVAAKVAQVAALWAVEGALLLGIGTILLFAFRPVARRFADGSKAAVGGALLAGMNTAVEYGFGAVIAALPGFLVVKEALRAVPDPLVNEAITVTSLAGITGSASGGLSIALAAMAEQFAAAGDAAGIPREVLHRVASMASGGMDSLPHNGAIITLLAVTGLTHRQAYKDIFALTLIKTFTVFVVIAVYYLTGLT, from the coding sequence ATGGCGGTCGGGATCGCGGCGCTTTCGCTGATTTTGCTGATGGTCGCGGCCTATCGGGGGATGAGCGTCATCGTGATGGCGCCGTTGCTGGCGATGCTGGCGGTGTTCCTGACCGATCCGGCCGCGGTGCCGGCGGTCTTTTCCGGCCTGTTCATGGACAAGGTGGGGAGCTTCCTGAAACTCTATTTCCCGGTCTTCCTGCTGGGCGCTCTGTTCGGGAAGCTGATCGAGATTTCGGGCTTTTCGCGTGTCATCGTGACGGCTGTGATCGGGCTGGTGGGGGCGCAGAGGGCGATCCCGGCGATCATGCTGGTGACCGCGCTGCTGACCTATGGCGGGGTTTCGGTGTTCGTGGCGGTGTTCGCCGTCTATCCCTTCGCCGCCGAGATGTTCCGGCAGGGCGACATCCCCAAGCGGCTGGTGCCCGCGACCATCGGCCTGGGGGCGATCACCTTCACCATGGACGCGATGCCGGGGACGCCGCAGATCCAGAACATCATCCCCACCAGCTTCTTCGGCACGACCGCCTGGGCGGCGCCGGTGCTGGGGCTGATCGGATCGGCCTGCATCATGGGGCTGGGCCTTGCCTATCTGGGCTGGCGCCGGCGGGCGATGCGGGCGGCGGGGGAGGGCTATGGCGCGCCGGAGACGCTGGTGAACGAACCGGAGGCGGCGGACATGGGCGGGCGGGCCGTGCATCCGCTGGTCGCCCTGCTGCCGTTGCTGGTGGTGGGATTGGGCAATCTGGCGCTGACCATGCTGATCCCGCGCCTGGCTGCGGGGGAGGAGGTTAGCATGTCGCTGCCCGGCTTGACCGATCCGGTCGCGGCGAAGGTGGCGCAGGTCGCTGCGCTCTGGGCCGTGGAGGGCGCCTTGCTGCTGGGCATCGGGACGATCCTGCTCTTTGCCTTCCGCCCCGTGGCGCGGCGCTTCGCCGACGGGTCGAAGGCGGCGGTGGGCGGCGCCCTGCTGGCGGGGATGAATACGGCGGTCGAATATGGCTTCGGCGCGGTGATCGCGGCGCTGCCGGGTTTCCTGGTGGTGAAGGAGGCGCTGAGGGCCGTGCCCGATCCGTTGGTCAATGAGGCGATCACGGTGACGTCGCTTGCCGGGATCACGGGGTCTGCTTCGGGCGGGCTGTCGATAGCGCTGGCGGCTATGGCGGAGCAGTTCGCGGCGGCGGGGGACGCGGCGGGCATCCCGCGCGAGGTGCTGCATCGGGTGGCCTCCATGGCGAGCGGGGGCATGGACAGCCTGCCGCATAACGGGGCCATCATCACCCTGCTGGCGGTGACGGGGCTGACCCATCGGCAGGCCTATAAGGATATTTTCGCGCTGACCCTGATCAAGACCTTCACCGTGTTCGTGGTGATCGCGGTCTATTATCTGACGGGGTTGACATGA
- a CDS encoding c-type cytochrome, with protein MISRFAALAASMLIASPALAQAGDAAKGKAVFARCMACHAVDPGVNRLGPSLAGIVGRPSGAAPGFAYSAAMKKASIRWDAKSLDAFLTKPSASVPGNKMMFAGLPNPADRANLIAYLASAGRK; from the coding sequence ATGATTTCGAGGTTCGCCGCGCTCGCCGCTTCCATGCTGATCGCGAGCCCCGCGCTCGCCCAGGCGGGCGACGCCGCCAAGGGCAAGGCGGTCTTCGCCCGCTGCATGGCCTGTCATGCGGTCGATCCGGGAGTCAACCGTCTGGGTCCGTCGCTCGCGGGAATCGTGGGCCGGCCATCCGGCGCGGCTCCGGGTTTCGCCTATTCCGCCGCGATGAAGAAAGCCAGTATCCGCTGGGACGCCAAGTCGCTGGACGCTTTCCTGACCAAGCCGTCCGCCAGCGTGCCGGGCAACAAGATGATGTTCGCGGGCCTGCCCAATCCCGCGGATCGCGCCAATCTGATCGCCTATCTCGCCAGCGCGGGCAGGAAATGA
- a CDS encoding RcnB family protein, which yields MFKKILMGLAATAMTASPMVASQAQAAHQREVRQVVKHGPHGRTVTRTTVVRKDNHRRWAKGQRFDRRYATNYRVIDNYRGYRLNAPPRGYRWVRSGNDAVLIAITSGIIGTVVAGALR from the coding sequence ATGTTCAAGAAGATTCTGATGGGCCTGGCCGCCACCGCCATGACCGCCAGCCCGATGGTCGCCTCGCAGGCGCAGGCCGCGCATCAGCGTGAAGTCCGCCAGGTCGTGAAGCACGGCCCCCACGGCCGCACCGTCACCCGGACCACGGTGGTCCGCAAGGACAATCATCGCCGCTGGGCCAAGGGGCAGCGATTCGACCGTCGCTATGCGACCAACTATCGCGTGATCGACAATTATCGCGGCTATCGCCTGAACGCCCCGCCGCGCGGTTACCGCTGGGTCCGCTCCGGCAATGACGCGGTCCTGATCGCCATCACCAGCGGCATCATCGGCACGGTCGTCGCAGGCGCCCTCCGCTAA
- the rpsR gene encoding 30S ribosomal protein S18 → MARPFFRRRKSCPFAAKDAPKIDYKDVRLLQGFVSERGKIVPSRITAVSAKKQRELAQAIKRARHLGLLPYIVK, encoded by the coding sequence ATGGCACGCCCGTTTTTCCGCCGCCGCAAGAGCTGCCCCTTCGCCGCCAAGGATGCGCCGAAGATCGATTACAAGGACGTCCGTCTGCTCCAGGGCTTCGTGTCCGAGCGCGGCAAGATCGTCCCCAGCCGCATCACCGCGGTGTCCGCCAAGAAGCAGCGCGAACTGGCCCAGGCCATCAAGCGCGCCCGTCACCTGGGCCTGCTGCCCTACATCGTGAAGTGA
- a CDS encoding ABC transporter permease, with protein sequence MLGTTVILAFRAINRHKLRSFLTTLGIIIGVAAVVTMVTLGNGATAAVREQISSLGANVLQLRPGQGFGRGGGGPRPPDFKPADLTAIENQLTGVRAVAPMVQSSGTAIYEGSNWSTTVYGTTAAYFEVQSWKADTGRLFMPEEEEAGKPVCIIGNTVRTNLFQSNDPVGKRIRIKGVSCQVIGALATRGQGGFGDQDDVVVMPIKFVQRRFTGDRDISQIMVAVDDAYDTSAVQASLEELMRERRKVKPGAEDNFNVFDTKQISDTLTGTTTILTQIVAAVAAISLLVGGIGIMNIMLVSVTERTREIGIRLAIGAVAREVLMQFLVEAIVLSCLGGLIGLFLALVASVAIAPLMQVPFIFDVKVNVIAFLFSAAIGVVFGYFPARRAAALNPIDALRHE encoded by the coding sequence TCATCATCGGCGTGGCGGCGGTCGTCACCATGGTCACGCTGGGCAATGGCGCGACCGCCGCCGTGCGCGAGCAGATCAGCTCGCTCGGCGCCAATGTGCTGCAACTCCGCCCCGGCCAGGGTTTCGGCCGGGGCGGCGGCGGCCCGCGCCCGCCCGACTTCAAGCCCGCCGACCTGACCGCCATCGAAAACCAGCTTACCGGCGTCCGCGCCGTGGCGCCGATGGTGCAATCCAGCGGCACGGCCATTTACGAAGGCAGCAACTGGTCCACCACCGTCTACGGCACCACCGCCGCCTATTTCGAGGTGCAAAGCTGGAAGGCCGATACCGGCCGCCTTTTCATGCCGGAGGAGGAGGAGGCGGGAAAACCCGTCTGCATCATCGGCAATACGGTGCGCACCAACCTGTTCCAGAGCAATGACCCGGTCGGCAAGCGCATACGCATCAAGGGCGTATCCTGCCAGGTGATCGGCGCGCTCGCCACGCGGGGCCAGGGCGGATTCGGGGATCAGGACGATGTCGTCGTCATGCCGATCAAGTTCGTCCAGCGCCGCTTCACCGGCGACCGCGACATCAGCCAGATCATGGTCGCGGTGGACGACGCCTACGACACCAGCGCGGTCCAGGCCAGCCTGGAGGAACTGATGCGCGAACGCCGCAAGGTGAAGCCGGGCGCGGAGGACAATTTCAACGTCTTCGACACCAAGCAGATCAGCGACACGCTGACCGGCACCACCACCATATTGACGCAGATCGTGGCGGCGGTGGCGGCGATTTCCCTGCTGGTCGGCGGCATCGGCATCATGAACATCATGCTGGTTTCGGTAACGGAGCGCACGCGGGAGATCGGCATCCGCCTCGCCATCGGCGCGGTCGCGCGCGAAGTGCTGATGCAGTTCCTGGTCGAGGCCATCGTGCTGTCCTGCCTGGGCGGGCTGATCGGCCTGTTCCTGGCGCTGGTCGCGTCGGTCGCGATCGCGCCGCTGATGCAGGTGCCCTTCATCTTCGACGTGAAGGTGAATGTGATCGCCTTCCTCTTTTCGGCCGCCATCGGGGTGGTCTTCGGCTATTTCCCGGCCCGACGCGCCGCCGCGCTCAACCCCATCGACGCCCTGCGCCACGAATGA